One part of the Sorangiineae bacterium MSr11954 genome encodes these proteins:
- a CDS encoding addiction module protein: MNARTKTLLAEAMTLSERERAEMASELLASLDGEPDADADAAWLAEVERREVEALSGVPAASDAFEFLEGLKARLRASR, encoded by the coding sequence ATGAACGCCCGAACGAAGACCCTCTTGGCGGAGGCGATGACGCTCTCGGAGCGAGAGCGTGCCGAGATGGCTTCGGAGCTTCTCGCGAGCCTCGATGGAGAGCCGGACGCGGATGCAGATGCCGCGTGGCTGGCCGAAGTCGAACGGCGTGAAGTCGAAGCCCTCTCGGGCGTCCCTGCCGCGAGCGATGCGTTCGAATTTCTCGAAGGGCTCAAGGCGCGACTTCGCGCGAGCCGATGA